The Glycine soja cultivar W05 chromosome 6, ASM419377v2, whole genome shotgun sequence genome has a window encoding:
- the LOC114414360 gene encoding inducible nitrate reductase [NADH] 1-like — MFPNGGIMSQYLDSLPIGSVLDVKGPLGHIEYTGRGNFLVHGKPRFAKRLAMLAGGTGITPIYQVVQAILKDPEDCTEIHVVYANRTQDDILLREELDEWAKKHDRLKVWYVVRESIREGWEYSVGYITESIRKEHIPNASPDTLALTCGPPPMIQFTVQPNLEKMGYDIQNNLLVF; from the coding sequence ATGTTCCCCAACGGTGGGATCATGTCTCAATATTTGGACTCTCTCCCCATTGGTTCTGTCTTGGACGTGAAGGGCCCACTTGGCCACATTGAATACACTGGAAGAGGAAACTTCCTCGTTCATGGGAAGCCAAGGTTTGCCAAGAGACTAGCCATGTTGGCTGGTGGCACCGGAATCACACCCATTTACCAAGTGGTTCAAGCCATTCTAAAGGACCCAGAGGACTGCACCGAGATACATGTGGTTTATGCGAACCGAACCCAGGATGATATATTGCTGAGGGAAGAGCTTGATGAGTGGGCTAAGAAGCATGACAGGTTGAAGGTGTGGTACGTGGTACGAGAAAGCATAAGAGAAGGGTGGGAATACAGTGTGGGGTACATCACGGAAAGTATCAGGAAGGAGCATATTCCAAACGCATCTCCTGATACCTTGGCGTTGACTTGTGGACCACCCCCCATGATTCAGTTCACGGTGCAGCCGAATTTGGAAAAGATGGGCTACGACATCCAGAACAACTTGCTCGTGTTTTAG
- the LOC114415374 gene encoding inducible nitrate reductase [NADH] 2: MAASVDQRPYPGLHNGVVRPLKPGPDIPRPKKLPQPPPPLSDSSSDEEEDTTLNLKDLIRKGTTEVESSIFDPRDDGTSDHWIQRNSSLVRLTGKHPFNSEPPLPRLMQHGFITPVPLHYVRNHGPVPRARWEDWTVEVTGLVTRPTRFTMEQLLHDFPSREFPATLVCAGNRRKEQNMVKQSIGFNWGAAAISTSVWRGVPLRTLLKRCGIYTRTKGALHVCFEGAEDLPGGGGSKYGTSILREVALDPSRDIILAYMQNGEPLSPDHGFPVRMIIPGFIGGRMVKWLKRIIVTTDQSQNYYHYKDNRVLPSHVDAELANAQAWWYKPDYIINELNINSVITTPCHEEILPINSWTTQMPYFIRGYAYSGGGRKVTRVEVTLDGGETWQVCTLDCPEKPNKYGKYWCWCFWSVEVEVLDLLGAREIAVRAWDEALNTQPEKLIWNVMGMMNNCWFRVKTNVCRPHKGEIGIVFEHPTQPGNQSGGWMAKEKHLEKSSESNPTLKKSVSSPFMNTTSKTYTMSEVRRHNNADSAWIIVHGHVYDCTRFLKDHPGGTDSILINAGTDCTEEFEAIHSDKAKQMLEDYRIGELTTTCYNSDSSSSNPSVHGSSDTIPLTPIKEVITPMRSVALNPREKIPCKLISKTSISHDVRLFRFALPSDDLLMGLPVGKHIFLCATVDEKLCMRAYTPTSSVDEVGYFDLVVKVYFKGVHPKFPNGGIMSQHLDSLPIGSVLDVKGPLGHIEYTGRGNFLVHGKPRFAKRLAMLAGGTGITPIYQVVQAILKDPEDCTEMHVVYANRTEDDILLKEELDEWAKKYDRLKVWYVIQESIREGWEYSVGFITESILTEHIPNASPDTLALTCGPPPMIQFAVQPNLEKLGYDTQNNLLVF, translated from the exons ATGGCGGCTTCCGTCGACCAGCGTCCGTACCCCGGCCTCCACAATGGCGTCGTTCGGCCCCTCAAACCAGGCCCGGATATCCCGCGTCCCAAGAAGCTACCCCAGCCGCCGCCGCCACTCTCGGATTCCTCAAGCGACGAAGAAGAAGACACCACCTTGAACTTGAAGGACCTGATTCGCAAGGGAACAACGGAAGTTGAATCCTCCATTTTCGACCCGCGCGACGATGGAACCTCTGACCACTGGATCCAACGGAACTCTTCCCTTGTCCGTTTAACGGGAAAGCACCCGTTTAACTCGGAGCCACCCCTCCCTCGCCTCATGCAACACGGTTTCATCACCCCGGTCCCCCTTCACTACGTCCGCAACCACGGGCCAGTCCCCCGGGCCCGCTGGGAGGACTGGACCGTGGAAGTCACGGGCCTGGTCACCAGGCCCACACGCTTCACCATGGAGCAACTCCTCCACGATTTCCCCAGTCGCGAGTTCCCAGCCACACTCGTCTGCGCTGGGAACCGGCGGAAGGAACAGAACATGGTGAAACAGAGCATCGGCTTCAACTGGGGGGCAGCCGCCATCTCCACTTCGGTGTGGCGCGGCGTGCCCTTGCGCACCCTGCTCAAGCGCTGCGGGATCTACACCCGCACCAAGGGCGCGCTCCACGTGTGCTTCGAAGGGGCCGAGGATCTGCCAGGTGGAGGTGGGTCCAAGTACGGAACCAGTATCCTGAGGGAGGTTGCACTGGATCCCTCCCGCGACATCATTCTCGCCTACATGCAAAACGGGGAGCCTTTGTCCCCGGATCACGGCTTCCCCGTTAGAATGATAATACCCGGTTTCATTGGTGGCCGCATGGTCAAATGGTTGAAGCGCATCATTGTTACTACCGACCAATCTCAAAACTATTACCATTATAAGGATAACAGGGTACTCCCTTCTCACGTTGATGCCGAACTTGCCAATGCTCAAG cttGGTGGTACAAGCCGGACTATATTATCAACGAGCTTAACATAAACTCCGTGATAACCACGCCTTGCCACGAGGAGATCTTGCCCATCAACTCATGGACTACTCAGATGCCTTATTTCATCAGAGGCTATGCGTATTCCG GTGGTGGGAGAAAGGTGACACGTGTTGAGGTAACCCTGGACGGAGGTGAAACGTGGCAAGTGTGCACACTGGACTGTCCGGAGAAACCCAACAAATATGGAAAGTACTggtgttggtgtttttggtcTGTGGAGGTTGAGGTTTTGGACCTGCTCGGAGCCAGGGAGATTGCGGTGCGTGCTTGGGACGAGGCCCTCAACACCCAACCTGAAAAGCTCATTTGGAATGTTATG GGCATGATGAACAACTGCTGGTTCAGAGTGAAAACCAATGTGTGCAGGCCCCACAAGGGTGAGATAGGTATAGTGTTTGAACACCCCACCCAACCAGGCAACCAATCCGGCGGATGGATGGCAAAAGAAAAACACCTAGAGAAATCATCTGAGTCCAACCCAACCCTCAAGAAGAGTGTCTCCTCCCCATTCATGAACACCACCTCAAAAACCTATACCATGTCTGAAGTCAGAAGGCACAACAACGCCGATTCGGCTTGGATCATAGTCCACGGTCATGTCTATGATTGCACCCGCTTCCTCAAAGACCATCCCGGTGGCACAGACAGCATCCTCATCAACGCCGGCACCGACTGCACCGAGGAGTTCGAAGCCATCCACTCCGACAAAGCCAAGCAAATGCTTGAAGACTACCGAATCGGCGAGCTCACCACCACCTGCTACAACTCTGATTCTTCATCGTCAAACCCCTCCGTGCATGGCAGCTCCGACACCATCCCTTTGACCCCCATCAAGGAAGTGATTACACCAATGCGAAGCGTGGCTCTTAACCCACGCGAGAAAATCCCATGCAAGCTCATCTCCAAAACCTCCATCTCTCACGACGTTAGGCTTTTCCGCTTTGCCCTCCCCTCCGACGACCTACTCATGGGTTTGCCAGTTGGGAAGCACATATTCCTATGTGCCACCGTTGACGAGAAACTATGCATGCGAGCCTACACTCCAACAAGCAGCGTTGACGAAGTGGGATACTTCGACCTCGTCGTTAAGGTTTACTTCAAAGGGGTGCACCCTAAGTTCCCCAACGGTGGGATCATGTCTCAACACTTGGACTCTCTCCCCATTGGTTCTGTCTTGGACGTGAAAGGCCCACTTGGCCACATTGAATACACTGGCAGAGGAAACTTCCTCGTTCATGGGAAACCAAGGTTTGCCAAGAGGCTAGCCATGTTGGCTGGTGGCACAGGAATCACACCCATTTACCAAGTGGTTCAAGCCATTCTAAAGGATCCAGAGGACTGCACCGAGATGCATGTGGTTTACGCGAACCGAACCGAGGATGATATATTGCTGAAGGAAGAGCTTGATGAGTGGGCTAAGAAGTATGATAGGTTGAAGGTGTGGTACGTGATACAAGAAAGCATAAGAGAAGGGTGGGAATACAGTGTGGGATTCATCACTGAAAGTATCCTGACGGAGCATATTCCAAATGCATCTCCTGATACCTTGGCATTGACTTGTGGACCACCACCTATGATTCAATTTGCAGTCCAGCCGAATTTGGAGAAGTTGGGCTACGACACCCAGAATAACTTGCTCGTGTTTTAG
- the LOC114415375 gene encoding 30S ribosomal protein S13, chloroplastic-like, whose protein sequence is MAQTLAMPVAPSLAIISNSRLSKTLSVPVLNNPKFQGLSIKCVRVGGVEIPNNKRIEYSLQYIHGVGRTRAKQILCDIQMDNKITKELTEEELITLRDEVSKYMIEGDLRRFNAVNIKRLKDIQCYRGIRHIQGLPCRGQRTKNNCRTLKGKKVAIAGKKKK, encoded by the exons ATGGCACAAACGCTGGCAATGCCCGTGGCACCTTCGCTCGCTATCATCTCCAATTCTCGCCTCTCCAAGACACTCTCCGTTCCCGTTCTCAACAACCCAAAG TTTCAAGGGTTAAGCATCAAGTGCGTTCGTGTTGGAGGTGTGGAGATTCCGAACAACAAGCGAATCGAGTACTCGCTGCAGTACATTCATGGAGTTGGCAGGACCAGAGCAAAACAGATTCTGTGTGATATCCAAATGGATAACAAAATCACGAAGGAACTCACTGAGGAGGAGCTCATCACTCTCAGGGACGAAGTCTCCAAATACATGATTGAAGGCGACCTG AGACGGTTCAATGCGGTTAATATAAAGAGACTGAAGGACATTCAGTGCTACAGAGGAATAAGGCACATTCAGGGGCTTCCTTGCAGAGGCCAGCGAACCAAGAACAATTGCAGGACCTTGAAGGGTAAGAAGGTTGCCATTGCcggcaaaaagaaaaagtaa